The Papaver somniferum cultivar HN1 chromosome 6, ASM357369v1, whole genome shotgun sequence genome segment GaaacggaatctccccgagacaacgttgtaccagtgtctcgttCGAGACCGAGACAAACCGGAATCCGAGATCAACTACATTGCTCCTAACCGCTCATTTGAATTCACCTCGTGAACTGTGAAAGCAACTCTTAAAGATGATCTCGTACTTCTGTTGTAGGTTAACAATTTTGCTCCCGCCTTGAGATCATGCCACACGTATGGTGATTATTTTGCAGTTACAAGGGGAAATACCTTGAACTTTTACGTCGATGATCAGTCGACTTTATTGTTCCTTAAACCTTCAGCTTTTGTCTCTGGattatgtaatttttttgttttaccCGATCAAGCTAGTTTGGAAGAGTGGAGATTAGGGTCTTAGTTTTCTTTTCCTCTGTTCCTTACGGGTTCagtaagaagaaaacaaagacgtggcgcaaaattagaagaaaaagaattactTTGGAGAGTGGAGATGGAGTTCAGTCTTAACCTATGGGATAGGAGGTCACTCACCGCGCAATGTGGGAATCATAtgacttaggattttaaaggttcTCATGGGCATGCTCTCCTGCCAAGTCTACAAGTTCTCTGCTGAGCCCAATACCCGAAATAAACCAGTGCAGTGGATATGTTTGTCATTTACAACAAACAACATAATAGAGCTGTCTTTCTCAAAATCGATCTAAGTTACTTGCATTAATATATTCCGTTTCTCTCGAACAATCGCAAAGAACAAGTAATCGGAAAATCTTTGTTAATTTGTAGCACAAATCCAAACAATCCAGAGATTCAAATCGAAAACCCAGAAAATGATTCCACAACACATCAAGCCAGTATCAACAAGACCATCATCATCAGCAACAGTGATTCAACCATCCTCACCTCGATTCCCCTTCTCATCAAACACACCAACCTCAACAGCAAACCGTCGTATCGCAATTGCTGTAGATCTAAGTGATGAAAGTGCTTATGCTGTAAAATGGGCAGTTCAAAATTACTTACGTCCTGGTGATGCTGTAATACTTTTACACGTACGACCAACTAGTGTTCTTTATGgtgctgattggggttcaacagaTGTATCAATTACTGACACAGATGAAGAATCACAGCAGAAATTAGAATCTGATTTTGATGCTTTTACTAATACTAAAGCAACTGATTTAGCACAACCATTAGTTGAAGCATCAATCCCATTTAAGCTGCATATTGTGAAAGATCATGATATGAAAGAAAGACTTTGTTTGGAAGTTGAGAGATTAGGGTTAAGCACTGTGATTATGGGTAGTCGGGGATTTGGTGCTTCTAAAAGGAGTAGTAAAGGAAGACTTGGTAGTGTTAGTGATTATTGTGTTCATCATTGTGTTTGTCCTGTTGTTGTTGTTAGGTTTCCAGATGACAAAGAATCTGGGGATGGGGATGATGAAACTACAAAGGTGTCTCCATTGGAAAAGGAGGTTGAGCTTCATCCTGTACCTGAGGAAGATCAGGAGTATCATGATGCCCCTGAGGAACAGAAAGCTTGAAGCTTTTTCCTGCTTAGGTATCTGTTTCTGTCTCTATCATCTCCAAGTTATGGGTCTAATTTTTTGAGGTTTTCTTGGATCAAATGAACGTTAGGAATCTGATTTTGAGTTGATTCTGCAAACTAATTTTATATTTAATACATTCGAATTTCTGGTGGTTGTTGCTTTGGTTTCTTAATGGTTCTCTCTTGACATATGGAGTTTCAGTGAAATCTCTGATTCAGAGTTGATTTTGTTGTGAGgatgagatttgtgaaaatagaTCAATTCTTTGGGTTCTCATTGTTGCTTTGCTTTGGATTGTGACTGAATTGTTAATGTAGTGGTCCAGGATTTAGGTGTTTTAATTCGTCAAAAACACTAAATAGATACGAAACTGCTATCTCTTAAGTAGATACGCCAAGAAGGAATGGAAGGAGGAATCATGAGAGTGGTTTTTGAATGCATCATCTGCTAGAGCATGAACTGCACCGTTAGCTTCTTTCTCAGTATAGGTGAATTGCACCAAGATAAGAGGTCTTAACCTTTAAGGCCTCACTTTCAGTTATAATATAGACCATATCTTGCACCTCTGCCATCTCACGGGCAAGAATAGTTTCCCACGTTTCAGCTTCAATTGGAGATTGAAGATTATGAAAACACGTACAACACCCAATAAAATCTGCACTAGGATCTCTGGCCACCGTTGCACAAGCCCCTACATTTGTAAGAAAAAGCTTCACGCACATTCAGCTTTCCGCAATTATCAACTAGAGGGATCCATCTCTTAGCAGCAGCTTCATCTATACTGATAAACGTTAATCTGTAGTTGGCATTCGATATTATGTGCTCAATAGCTGGATCTTTGTTATTAAAAGTTTTACCTGGTCTCCCCATCCATTTTGCCTACAAAATACAGCTCCTCATTGTAAACACGGAACAGTCATCTCCCTCTTGAGCCATCttgataagatttttttttactgtaACATCCTGATTGAATGTACATCCCATAGAAGAATGAAAAAACACAGCTTTTGCAGTAGGGCACATAAGAAGTAATTGCTCCATTGTTTCGACTCCAGTTCCACACAGGCTATAATCCTTACTAAGATCTGAAACAAACTTGCTCATATAAGACAAGATTGCAATCCCCTCATGCAGGATCCTCCAAATGAATATACAATCTTTAGGAACTAGATTCTGGACTTCCAAAAACCTTTTCCAACGGAAGTCTCCAGTATATATATTGCAGAGCAACAGGGCCTATTGAGTTTTAAAGTTTTCATGAAGGCCATTGGCTATGTAGATGTGGTTTCTCACGTCAGGTTGTTATCGTGTGATTGTTGTTTCATGGTTAAAAAAAACGATTTTTGCCAAAGGTTGTACGTGCTACTGCTTGACTTGTTTTAGGTTATGTTCTCCAAAGTTTGTTCTTGAGATATATAATGCTTATTGTCGCTTTTCTTAAGTGGGGTTTTTGGATTTTTGCCTAGTTTACAAATAGGTATTGCTCAGAGATTTGAGATAGCATTGCCACTGTTAATTCCCATAGCTTGTGTTGTTATTGATTTCTACGCAGTTATAATTTCTTATTGTTTTTGTACTTTTGTTTTGATATCTAAAATTTTTGTTTTCACCAATGTGcctcatgaagaagaagaaataataggATATATTCTCTTAGTTCAACATGTTGATACAGCATGTCTATTAGTTCTTCATCTGATTGTATATGCAGGGCAGTTTTGTTGATAAGGTTTCTAGGAATTTAGATTACATTACTAATGATTGTCTGGATGCTCCTCCCTTGGTAGATCGAGGGAGGAGTAAATAAAACTCTATCTGATATGAAAGCTTGGATAACTTCTGGTCCGGATGGATTCCACCCAGGCTCTATCGAACACATCGGGATGTGTTGGGACTTGGGAAATGATCTGgtgaatcttgttagaattcttTTTATGAACAGAACTCTTCTGGTAGGTTTTTGAGTAATCCCATATACATCTTTAATATCTAAGATTGATGTCCCAATGCCTACTGATTTCTGGCCACTCAGCTTAAGAAATGCTACTTTTCTGCATGAGTTGCTTCATATTATGAAGACAACTAAAAGAAAATTAGCAGAAGTTGTCCAAATGTCTCAAACCTCGTAACTGTAGATGATTTGCTTCTTGTTTTCATCTGCAAGTATTAACGGGGTAAATGCCTTGCAAGATTTATGTCCATTTTTCATAATTCTTCTGGACAAGTTGTAAACTTTCAAAAGTCAGCCATATATGTTAGTTGTAATGTTCATGATATACACTGTAAACTTCTTGCTGGAATTCTTAAAGTCAAATCATTCTAAAATATTTTGGGACATCTCTATTTTTCCATAGAGCTAAGTCTTACTTTTAATACTCCACTGTATAAGGTTTATAGTGAGTTCAGGGGGTGGAAATCCAAATCGCTCCCACAAGCAGGGACCACACTGTTGTAATCAGTTACTTAAGCTAACCCAAGATTATAATGAGTTGATGCTTGATAGGTTTGATTGCCTACAAAGACGATTCTGCTGGAACAAACAGGGGCATAGTAGAGGTTTATATCTTTATTTATGGAAGAAACAGGGAACAGAGTAAAGGTTTATATCTTTATTCATGGTCTTACATTGTTCCCCCTAAACAAAGTGTTGGTTTAGGAGACCACGCCATTACGATACTGCATTGTTTGCTAAACTGGCTTGGCATTTTgttttggcccaaaatcctaaaaGATGAGCATTTTCAGAACTCTCATCCTTTTAAATATACTAAAAAAGCATGTAAATCCTGGTCTGGTATAGTATTACCAAAGGCCTGTATGTAACAAGAAGTAACCATGTTTGGGAATTCATGATTGTTCTACTGTAGATATGTGGAGTAATATATGGACTTTGGACAGGAAATTGGCGGCAAGTAACAACTCTAGTTCCCCGTAAACAGGCCCCAAACTGTGAACCGCCTTGTCAGTTCTTTCAGGATGGTCTGATAGCGATATTATATCGAGCATTAATTCTGGTTGTGCTTTCAAGTAGATAACTCTCCAGACTGAATTAGGTAGTTTGGCACTGAAAATGGACAACTTGCAGTCAATTTATCTCTAGGAAATGTAATGATCTTATGTGGAGGGAACCTCTTG includes the following:
- the LOC113287783 gene encoding universal stress protein PHOS32-like translates to MIPQHIKPVSTRPSSSATVIQPSSPRFPFSSNTPTSTANRRIAIAVDLSDESAYAVKWAVQNYLRPGDAVILLHVRPTSVLYGADWGSTDVSITDTDEESQQKLESDFDAFTNTKATDLAQPLVEASIPFKLHIVKDHDMKERLCLEVERLGLSTVIMGSRGFGASKRSSKGRLGSVSDYCVHHCVCPVVVVRFPDDKESGDGDDETTKVSPLEKEVELHPVPEEDQEYHDAPEEQKA